The window ATCCACACGGCCTGGTACAGCTATCAGTTCATGCTGTAGGATATAGAGCGAGATAGGGAGACAATTATATGTCTCGTTCTTGCAGGACTATTTTGTAACATCGtgtaaatactgcttaataatcatagacatttcaattattttaaagcccgctccacactcgtgcgcgagtTGCCGTGCGGAGCCACGAATGCGACtatggagtcgatttcgcagatctgTGATCTCGACTCCAcgctcgcgttcgcggcttcgcgccgcgattcgcgcacgagtgtggagcgggcttaaggtTAACTGGTTTGCAAAacaagcggtatccagacgggatgataaAATCGACCTATTTGATCAGggatgaaattggcgtcaatctccaatttaatcaccaattttagatttatggtaatattagagccctctaaattgaaaaaatacccCAGAACGAAactactggcgtcacaaattatATAGTATTCTTGcatctcattttatcggtaatatcgggcattatcggcggttgaattcggcgagccaaattgtcgtttgcgtccgcacgtcctgattcgatcgggcaatttaatcagattggcaaaaaattgactagtctggatacgcgtTCTTACAATtgcattacttttttttttaaatattaaggaGGGAAAATCGTAAGTATTtgacattttttatattaagattCGAGaaatgcttgatgcttaaataattaattgcctattttaacttatttcctcgcatattTGGAGGAAAGCACTATGCTCCGGtgggaatagcaattcgtggaatCGTCTCATTGTCGGACTCAGTTCAATTCTTTCATTTCGTcgaacaaaatcgaaactcatccacgaattgctattttcGCCCTCTGTAATCATGTAATAATAAATCTCGTCTACACCACTCATAGTACATGGACGGAAACTGAAACAATATTCAAAGCTATTTTTAGTTTTCGACCACGtattttaaatatgattttaatCAAGCAACAGTGACAAAATCGTGGACGAAAACTAAAATGTATAATCTTTAAGCAAGAAACATCATTTTAAGAGAAAATATATAGTAGTTTATAAGTCTTTTGAAGTGAAACGACCATAACAAATACTCACCTAGCTGTTCCAGTTACCGTCCGTGTGGTcggaaactaaatattttcaaaattagtaTGTCAGTACTCGTCCACTAAATTTATCAAAGATTATTatgaaaaaactataaaaaacacttaaaattGCGTTTATTATACTTTTAAGTTGCAGTATGTGCCAATAACGTAACTTAAACtagctaaattaattaataaacttacCGTGAACATTTGCCGctaacactttttttttcttgcaaaatgacGTTTTCAGGCTCTGGGTGCAATGCCGccacttacataatttttatttaagccgCTATTTGTCAAATAACACTTTTATTTTGGTCAAAATATTGCTTAGACATTATGGATTGCAACAAATCCAAACATGTGTGAGAAGGCTTGTTTCTATTCAAATTTtccgcaattctttgtagcaactccgccaagtggacggaaacaggcactggacggcAAACAGACACAATTACCctatgtctttaggtgataaaataagtgctaagtgtcgcctaattgtttgttggggggttaggtacctacccggtcatgttaaaaatatttttacctcGTGTCACTCTTAGTATCATGCCCGGCAATTATGTGTGGTGGATGAACTCAAAAAATCTCGGTACAAGTTTTTTAATTTGCTGCTGACCTAGGTATTCGGCTGATCAGCTATATTTAGATTCAGAAAACAAGATGTACCTACACCGAACCGAATCTGAATTataaagttattatttatttccagTACTCCAAGTAGGAACAGACTGATGAAGAAAGCTAACCTGGCCCAGCTCCCGCCAGATTTCGGCATGATGGACTACATGACGACACATCAGGACGATTACAGAAACCCCTTCCCGTCCGTACTCAAACCGGTGAGTCGCTATTTACCGTTACTGACAAATGAAAAAACGTGACCACTTAAATTTCAATTGTTTTAGAAAATGACACCCTACTATACAATATGTATGTAGTTATTCCTAATATTCCacaaacataatatttattcacacgatggcggtggcgctttttatcaagcgttgttggatttcgACCTTAAAgcgttggtcgttaaatcgaatttagcgtgcggacagattcaagctcttttttaacgcgcgttgaaaaagcacTTGTGCGATGAGGCCTAACAATTGCATAAATAGAGCCACCACCAAAATCGTTCGTTGACAAAAATATTGTTAGTCTGAAAATCTGAAAGAAGCTGAGGAGTTACAGCTTTATAACGTAATTATGTTGGAATGGCCCAAATAAATCTTGCTTTCAGCTGACAATGCCCACACCGCCATGGCTGCTGAACCGCGTCATTCGTTCGGACCTTACGCACAACCACGGCACCGCGCCGCCGCGCGGGGACTACCAGTGTCTCGACACCCACACCCCCATCGGCCACATCCGCCAGCTAAGGCTGTTCCGATACCAGTCATTTGATCCCGCCACTTGCCTCCAGGACTTCCCAACTCTTAAAACTACATTGGATAATAATGACAACACAAATGTTTAATTCAAACCACTTTATGTCAAGAAAAAATAATAGAACATgcataatgaaattaataaaacacaacaaaaaaaacttaaatccAACAAAGTATTAACTTAacataatgtaggtatgtatttgttTGTAATACATTTTAACAATGTTGTTTTATCATTATCAACAAACCTCTGCTATGATTAAAAATCTACGTATTATTTAAATgcatttgtttttatattaGATTTGTATTGAGTCTATTTTAGCAACATCATATTAACTATTTAAATCACTGAAAGCTTCAttattgacaaattaaaaaatgtagAAAGCAATTTATGcattcaaaattaaataatttgttttattttaacataatAAGGCCACTGcaagtatttgcatgtaaatcaTGTGTAGGTATTATCAATTTACCCTGTTACATTATTTGAACTCAATGTAATAAAGAACTGTGGTAGTGCAGTTACTTTTTAGCAAAGTATCTTAAATTACTAGAATTACTCCTGTTTTTCGAATCTGTCAATCTAGTTCGAAAAAATTAGCCCTTAAACTATAATATCTAaacatgtaaaaatataaaacggAATAAGTTAAACTTAAAAAATCATAGAAAATATCTTTAGTGAGTACGCTTTCTCTTAAAACTTTTTCCTTTCTTGGACTTAAATTTACGTTTAGTTGAGGTGCGATTACTACTAGTCCCTGTG is drawn from Cydia fagiglandana chromosome 4, ilCydFagi1.1, whole genome shotgun sequence and contains these coding sequences:
- the LOC134663806 gene encoding uncharacterized protein LOC134663806; this translates as MTKWSKHATQKKPEQILFSKNIYQPPRVKVAHWEFALNAEKKDNYVYRDQLSNHLSTYKRLGTQDIGTGMTETRHMLAQVFTRKDPVYPFKPLVNFTSYPCTDTPSRNRLMKKANLAQLPPDFGMMDYMTTHQDDYRNPFPSVLKPLTMPTPPWLLNRVIRSDLTHNHGTAPPRGDYQCLDTHTPIGHIRQLRLFRYQSFDPATCLQDFPTLKTTLDNNDNTNV